The genomic region CCCTACAACCAGCAAGGGAAGAGCCaacaaaagagagaaaaaaaaggggaagaaaaaaagaaaaagaaaagaaacgagGGGAAGGGAGGGGCGGAGGAAGAGCGTACGGTGGGTGTCGGCACCCTAGATCACTTGCCAACGAGAGAGGGGAAAACCCACCATCAACAAGGGGAGGAAAAGACACAACGAGGGAAgaaacaaaaggaaaacaaaacaaagaaaatagaatgaGGGAAGGAGGGAGAAGAGGAAGGAGAGAAGAAGGAGGAGGACTGATGGGCATCCAAAACAACTTACCTCGAGCTTACAAAATGAGAGAGAAAGGTAAAGGGACCAAGAGAGGGTATTTCTAGTAAGataaaattagttatttaaagaatttttattttaggaagaAATATTTAACAtcctattatttttttaatcaaaatattataaaattatttaaaatttacatgttaatAATTGATTTATCTCGATTTCATGACATTTTTCTATCCGTATTgtgtttatgtatataattagcATATGTTCATGtttgtaatttgtttttatCCAAAGTATCatgaattatatatacatgctaATAATTggttggatatatatatttttacacgTTTGGGTATGAGTGTTGTGCTCATCTTATTCTTGCATCTATCTCGCTTCATTTAGTTTATCATAATGAttcaattgaaatataaatttgttctttgatgccaaatttatgtatatattatcttacttcatcttatattttatataatttatcataatgTGTTAATTTCTTacatattttgtattattatcaTTCAGTTTTAACTCTAAGTTCATTTATTTGAGAAttacaatatataaattatttatattttaatataaatatcacatccaaaaaataagtaaaatcaaTTAGCATAAGTGCTTTGCAATAAAAATTGGTATGTGCATTTTGGTAGtcgaaataaatatattaaattatcaaaacttTTCATTCCTTAAAAGTAACAATAGTTTAATCTTTGTATTTTGTGAAAGTTAttgatttagtttttgtattttaatcgATCAATTTTAATCTCAGACGTACCAAATTGGTAAATTTTAGttcctatacttttcaaaatgtGAATTTTTGTCTTGAAACAAACCATAGTAGTTAAATCatctaattaaattcaattattagtcTTGTACTATGTGTACAATTGTAGGTTTAGTTCATATTCTCCAATTGAAATCATTCTATGTTACTATACTTTTCGAATTGTGAAATTTCAATCTCGATGCAAATGCCGGTCATTAATCCTTAACAAAagttttagtgagtaatatatggaaataataagttgatatgacacatatatgataatatgtttcccgcatcaaattttagaaatagcataacttaatgaattaaatatttatcatttgatgaggactgaaaattttaaaaaaatttcaaatatagagactaaatccacaaattttgcaaaaaaaaaggactaataGCAGGATTTAACCtagtttaattatgttaattataaaTAGCAATGGGCGTAATATTTCATGCAAAACGCCAAAAGGTGTCCTGGTGCAGTTGGTTTACACGTCAGTCTAACACACTGAAGGTCTCCAGTTCGAATCCGGGCGATGCCAAAATGGAAGATCTTGATTTACCGTTTTAAACAATCAGGGTGCGTTTGGTTcactgtattggattagaggtgtattggattagagttgtaatagctaatccactgtttggttgaatgtaatggaatagaggcgtaatagtaatcttgtgtttggttgaatggaatagaggtgtaataacataatggaaaaaactaaaatgactagaatacccttagcataaaattgttttggtaaatgattattgttattgttatttaaattttaataagattattattatcagtaataaatattttaatcatatttaaacataattataattaaatatattttaattaaaatatataatttaataaaattcttataattagcgaaaattgttttggtaaatgattattgttaatgttatttaaattttaataagattattattatcgtaataaatattttaatcatatttaaacataattattactaaatatattttaattaaaatatataatttaataaaattcttataattagcgaaatttgttattgttatttaaattttaataagattattaatatcaataataaataatttaatcatatttaaacataattttattaaatacattataattttggtatataatttaataaaattcttaataattcatattcttatatgaatttactcaaatcataatatatgataaatgaaaatttgaaataattaatattaaatatattttaattaaaatatatgatttaatacaatttaaaataattattattaaatataatttcataaaatgttcttatgaatttataaaataaaaatataacttgagaattattttcgcataaacataattaacttatactaagaaaagttagatgaaaatgaaattgtacatcataatccatatgttatatagttttacaacatcaaaagtttgaacattgatatttaatggtgagaaagaaatcttgacccattccaatcgggcaatgaaggtaaactaaagaaaacgatcatttgatttggatgatcggaattttactcaaagcatcatacacatgatcgtcggttaaaccttcaattgaccataaggtgaatataaatttgaagctttcttccATCTTCTCTTCGACTTCATTGAACTACCAcccggaggcaatactcctcgATTTTATCGCCAACGGCTGGATTTTTTCCCCCAACAAGGTGGCAGCctcctcaaatgaagaatacacatcatcacgagcatcagatttcttctttctcttgtttgaagatgaggaacccccttggtctctatctcctcgcggatccgtaccagaaacatccatgtcgtctaaagagacgtcagcttcgtagtcatagaatgtgttttctcttcattcatatctcaGTAAGCGTTCATCCTCagcatgtatttcttcaagaacatcagcagctgtttgagcgtctttcccagtcgcccgatctcttgcgtatatggcagtaagctggttgtagtaagggaaagaacgatgtctgaactgagaggcttctttgtgactctaaaaaaaacgaggaaatcatattagtccatgtgttttgtaaaaaaacaaataaatacttgaaatacattttaccttaacataggattcccaaactgcatcttcagcaacaacgagctgcctatgctcgtcccaaccaaaaccgctgtTGTTCTGaccattaagcatgtcgtagacgactgaccattccctttttaggcacctaatccgagattcaatatttggtcttgccttcaacattgctcttggtaaagccttttctagcattttctctagctcattcaaataaccggctttgaacccaGATCAAGattaaatgttcctacattgtgcaaatccaccatgcaagaaaccaagaCGCATCCTCTttcgaacccattttcttttgcttcctcgagaagcttgagaagaagcacccgttggtggaacacctgacatattgttcttaagaaaaaaaaacaaattaacattatttaatattttgaatatcatgaatcaaaaggtgaacagtttacaatattatatcggtagttcaatactaaattataattcaaaacaCATGTTGAacgaaaagataattaaattataattcaacaaagtttagtacaatatgTAATTGTAATCAAAGACCACCAAAGTTtaataaactagatacataaaataacatcaacaaatcaattcaaactcaaattgtccctaaacctaactaatttctagatgcttgccattcatcgaacatttggttggctagttccatcctccaagtagcccaagcatccgatagatgaatatttgtgatattcggttcatcgtcatccaccacattagtaggtaatccttctcccacctccgcttcaatgggatcaatactcatatgggttcaataaaattatggagcaaacaacatgcaataataattctattgtgcaccttacaggataaaacgatggactcctaagtattccccatctaagttttaataagccaaagcatctttcaatgacattacgtctttgaggcatgtttcatattaaaaaactcttgcggagaacttggctgataaccctgacgccactcgttcagatgatatcgctgtcctctaaatggtgcaagaaatccctcacaatttgtgtatccagcatcaactagataataacaacctataaaataaattgactaaaaatgattaattcaacaaacaaagtttgatctttacgtataattcaaattcctctaactatacactgtaccatgaggaacttttagtccatgtcttctactaatggcatctcgaagcacccgtccatcggcaactgaaccttcccaaccaggaagaacataaacaaattgcatctcaggtgtacaaacacctagcatatttgttgctatgtcaccttttcgggtgcgatatctaggtttatcaactgttggcaccctaatcttgatgtgggttccatcaagagcacttaagcaattctatatcacatgatataaaaccttgagttagaatactaatttaattctaaGTCAACCAAATGTTGTACaagttatatataaaactcagtctaataccttaaaccatttccaccttgtgtcagaagaatcggctgtaattggctccggctttttaaataagacatcttgtaagcgtatgatggcatttaaaacactatgaaatgctctgcttACAGTTTCCCTGGatcttctaaagtgatgcttgataactcgatttttcaggtgatgggagatgatatgtaaaaacattgctacttgctcatcaacaagcatgaaccttgacgacttcaatccccctgtcgattctaacatctcacatagtttaaaaaaggtagttctattcatcctaacttgttcaatacaagtctcgtcactagcatatacaagcctcttcacataatcccgttgtgcataaaaatctaaggtataggacctaatccttggtctataactatgtaggctaaggctggcacccattctaaataagaaccaaatcgcaattctacagatttccaaccatattgtcacagcaataccaattcttttacgcctcacactttgtgcaattaaaggcagacggGCTATTACTGCAATAAATTAATGTGTTCCATATTGTCAAATTGCAGTaaaagggtcacatttctccaatcataatttcaataacagtaaaataaaattaaataatttaattgccgAAGAACTTACAGTGATTGTGTGAAAAGAATACGATCAACTGTGGGTGGAGGAAGCAATCAAACAAGCCGCTTCAATAGGAAgcaatatcacactatcaaagaaaaatgaacaatacaaatttagaatcttAACGAAGTAAAAAATAGAACTATATCATTAACATTATCaatgaatatttgttttctaatcAACAATGTTACcaaatacttgttttttaagcATTGGGATATATTTCTATTACTATTACCTCATTTTAGTTTTTGGATCTTTCTATTTAAGATGGATGATTTAAAGTAGttaaagattttttatatttttctttgatttttcttttccagtttgtttgtttgtctcttgaacttcaattattgaGGCGCTTgttgaatttgctatagaaAATTACTGAAAATTAAATGAGTGCAAAAATTAGAAAGATTTGATATTTCTTAATTCATTTGCTATTTCTTAACACATATATGGCTATAGCACTATCTTATATTTAAGCGCAAGAGACTTATTGCGATCTTCTTCTTCCGGTTCACGGTACATTCCCTTGTACTAGGGAAGGAATCAGATTAAAAGCAAGTAAAAAAGGTCAAAACCGAGGTTCTTTTTTTTCGCATAATCAAGAAGCCTAATTAAGCAAAGTTAGTAGTTCAATCTTAGTCTCGAATTGAGCTTGAGATTTAAGTGAAACTCGATCAAGTTTGAGCTAGCCAAACTTCAACTCTTGAATATCTAGTAGAACTTGAGCTTCTTATTGTTTGAGCTTGGGTTAGCTCAATGACACCCCAGTGACTAAAAActagaataaactgtactactAAATATATACTTATTTGTAAGATCTTGTTcgtattaattcattttattttaaaaattgaataggATGTGAATGCATAAATGATGAGAAATTA from Gossypium raimondii isolate GPD5lz chromosome 1, ASM2569854v1, whole genome shotgun sequence harbors:
- the LOC105786047 gene encoding uncharacterized protein At2g29880-like, which encodes MLEKALPRAMLKARPNIESRIRCLKREWSVVYDMLNGQNNSGFGWDEHRQLVVAEDAVWESYVKSHKEASQFRHRSFPYYNQLTAIYARDRATGKDAQTAADVLEEIHAEDERLLRYE